A stretch of candidate division KSB1 bacterium DNA encodes these proteins:
- the secD gene encoding protein translocase subunit SecD: MRRKNLFKLVLLVVLLGWALYQLYPTYRVGSLEKKQKAYLGQLSRLVGMDERQLLSALTVGELEATVSAAGATLPAEARQQARELSGKLITLRSKIDKLEPKALRQGLDLVGGTYLVYEADLRQLARTLARDRDERFSEILDAADKRARAENRDFFDVMVQEFKARNIPLNRYYGRRGQSDDVIIDDLRKEAKDGIARTLEVLRNRIDQFGVSEPVIAPQGDKRIVIELAGVQDIERAKRIINTTALLEFKLVREPDITLSVLQDIDKTVKRMRSKGRVEELAAAAQKDTAKTLPEGKKAQEREIDLSQLFGKTETGDTAKAEAPAESTVVVDQQTFEEYPFFSLLRYVEGTDQISVPEQNVAAIKRILQMPEVQKVIPRDAEFLWGAQPYVSRGQRYHQLYFVKREPELVGAYLKTADVAFGGGESSVRAGQAEVHFELNSEGAKIFRRVTGANVGRFLAIVLDGKVYSAPRIKERIPGGSGRIEGSFTREEARDLAVVLRAGALPAPVEVIEERTVGPSLGQDSIEKGKLSAIIGAALAVVFMIVYYRMSGVIANVALALNIFFLIAALAGLRATLTLPGVAGIVLTVGMAVDANVLIFERIREELRTGKTIRAAIDAGYSRAFRTILDSNVTTLITAVVLYQFGSGPVRGFATTLSIGLVINMYTAIVVTRMIFDYVTERYALTKLSI; this comes from the coding sequence ATGCGTAGAAAAAACCTGTTCAAGCTTGTGTTACTCGTGGTGCTGCTGGGCTGGGCCTTGTATCAGCTGTACCCGACCTACCGGGTCGGCAGTTTGGAGAAGAAGCAGAAGGCCTACTTGGGACAATTGAGCCGCCTCGTGGGCATGGACGAGCGGCAGTTGTTGAGCGCCCTCACCGTGGGGGAGCTGGAGGCCACCGTCAGTGCAGCAGGGGCAACTCTGCCAGCAGAGGCGCGCCAGCAGGCACGAGAATTGAGCGGCAAGCTGATTACCTTGCGCAGCAAGATCGACAAGTTGGAGCCCAAGGCGTTGCGCCAGGGCCTCGACCTGGTGGGAGGCACCTACCTTGTGTACGAAGCCGACCTGCGGCAACTGGCGCGCACGCTGGCTCGCGACCGTGATGAACGCTTCAGCGAGATTCTGGACGCGGCGGACAAGCGGGCCAGGGCCGAGAACCGCGACTTTTTTGACGTGATGGTGCAGGAGTTCAAGGCGCGCAACATCCCCCTCAACCGCTACTATGGGCGGCGCGGCCAGAGCGACGATGTCATCATCGATGACTTGCGCAAAGAGGCCAAGGATGGCATCGCGCGCACCTTAGAGGTGCTGCGCAACCGCATCGACCAGTTCGGCGTGTCCGAGCCGGTGATCGCCCCGCAGGGGGACAAACGTATCGTCATTGAGTTGGCCGGCGTGCAGGACATCGAGCGCGCCAAGCGGATCATCAACACCACTGCATTGCTGGAGTTCAAGCTGGTGCGCGAACCGGACATTACCCTTTCGGTCCTGCAAGACATCGACAAGACGGTGAAGCGCATGCGCAGCAAGGGCCGGGTGGAGGAGCTGGCTGCCGCCGCGCAGAAAGATACCGCCAAGACGTTGCCCGAGGGGAAGAAAGCCCAGGAGCGCGAGATTGACTTGAGCCAGCTCTTCGGCAAGACAGAGACCGGCGACACTGCCAAGGCGGAGGCTCCTGCGGAAAGCACTGTGGTCGTCGACCAACAGACGTTTGAGGAGTACCCCTTCTTCTCGCTTCTGCGTTACGTGGAGGGCACCGACCAGATCAGCGTGCCGGAGCAGAACGTGGCTGCCATCAAGCGCATCTTGCAGATGCCGGAGGTGCAGAAGGTCATCCCGCGGGACGCCGAGTTTCTGTGGGGCGCACAGCCGTATGTGTCGCGCGGGCAGCGCTATCATCAGCTCTACTTTGTCAAGAGAGAACCAGAGCTGGTGGGCGCCTACTTGAAGACGGCGGATGTGGCCTTCGGAGGAGGCGAAAGCTCGGTGCGCGCCGGGCAGGCCGAGGTGCACTTTGAGTTGAACAGCGAAGGCGCCAAGATCTTCCGCCGCGTGACTGGTGCCAATGTCGGCAGGTTCTTGGCTATCGTGCTGGATGGCAAGGTCTATTCGGCGCCGCGCATCAAAGAGCGCATCCCCGGAGGCAGCGGACGCATCGAAGGCAGCTTCACCCGCGAAGAGGCGCGTGACTTGGCGGTGGTGCTGCGCGCCGGTGCACTGCCGGCACCGGTGGAGGTCATCGAGGAGCGCACGGTGGGCCCCTCCTTGGGACAGGACTCGATCGAGAAGGGTAAACTTTCCGCCATCATCGGCGCGGCTCTGGCGGTAGTGTTCATGATCGTCTACTACCGCATGTCCGGCGTGATCGCCAATGTCGCGCTGGCGCTGAACATCTTTTTCCTGATCGCGGCGCTGGCAGGCTTGCGCGCCACTCTCACTCTGCCAGGTGTGGCTGGCATCGTGCTCACCGTGGGTATGGCGGTGGACGCCAACGTGCTCATTTTCGAGCGCATCCGTGAGGAGCTGCGCACCGGCAAGACCATCCGGGCGGCCATCGACGCCGGCTACTCCCGCGCGTTCCGCACGATCTTGGACTCCAATGTCACCACCCTCATCACGGCCGTCGTGCTGTACCAGTTTGGTAGTGGCCCGGTACGCGGCTTCGCCACCACCCTGTCCATCGGCCTTGTCATCAACATGTATACAGCCATCGTGGTGACGCGCATGATCTTTGATTATGTCACCGAGCGCTATGCACTGACCAAGCTCAGCATATGA
- a CDS encoding lamin tail domain-containing protein — protein sequence MADSKSCRRLFLIGTLVLLAAGPGRILGQVTLSEVMFDPATSEAHDEYVEIFNLSATDSVDLTGWAIGDSIELDKIVDAGWGMTLGPRQFAVILDGSYFGNSSTYDGVIPAEALIVKIDDSAFGSGGWSNSLPERVILTNARGDTVSRYRYTLGNPQGYSDEKIDLEAGDAPANWANSRVLGGTPGAPNSVGVGAIDVALKRVGWSPSRVRRGQSVQFTVVALNAGRKEIASCQIALYWDRNEDDLGSEEELLEPPFFSPSLQPGDSAVANLTWHAVPAGVHQLIARVGGQGDSSPENDQQRATLGVGVWPGEVVINEVMYWPSAGEPEWVEILNRSPEALDLRLWSLSDSRIAARLTITDTKALLAPGGFALLAEDTLVRALFPTLSGPVFVPKRGWLALNNTGDAVVIWDAAGFSVDSLYYTASWGGETGVSLERVRPDWPTNSRRNWGFCRAPLGGTPNAPNSIRPRDKHVGLGAAGVQFEPLQPRSGQTVRASVWVYNHGMDTAESGMVAFYRDANYDLHTGAQELVGLCCPLAGLAGGDSLLCRIELGAAAPGLTRIIARLLEVEDPDTSDDMAYGEYRVPFQGGDLIINEIMFQPRSGASEWIELFNPRDEGVDLYDWTVSDENVTTRVRLTDRHLVVPPGGYLVVAKDTTMKRDFPEFRGPLLTIGSKWPTLNNDADLVVLRDLTGATIDSVAYAASWGPVATGVSLERVRAEEPSTSSSNWRASVNARGGTPGLVNSVSPLPVDVEVVAGSIQWAPFVPRAQGTVTIAAAVRNVGRQTVAGVEVSCYWDADGDSVLTAAELLATPQVVGELASGGRQTLLFRWEGVPAGVHSIAVVASCPNDQRPDNDRRFAELVVAFPVGQVLVNEIMYAPFSGQPEWVELYNAGPGEVDLYGWALGDVTSGPRLFGATRLRVPEGGFVLVAADSALRFQYGSLPAPLLTVVTGWPALNNDQDEVRVYDPAGVVVDSVHYFSRWGMRTGVSLERVRYEWGSQDSSNWRLSTAPEGATPGMENSVSPLAVDVGVAPAGLSFFPEKPRVGESVRLGVQICNQGRAAAEHPHVEFFWDSNRDSLFEPSERLGEPVDIARLLPDECRSVEMEWREAPSGVMWIGVQVTCAGDMKLANNVAVAELVVGFAKGTLVINEIMYSPLTGMGEWVELYNRSEGAVNIEKWLFSDADVAKRRMVSKAPLVVPPGGFVLLAQDSSLAKSGELGPSPLLVIPSWPALSATGDAVVVYDPHGAVIDSVAYDQSWGGGTGVSLERINPTLPAQLKSNWSSCVDRAGGTPGRANSVLTIVVPPRTTLSVSPSPFSPDGDGRDDFAVISFALPMATASVNIKIYDVTGRLIRFLASNQPVGACNAVVWDGKDDHGQQARIGVYIVYLEALNASAGTVETARATVVLAGRL from the coding sequence GTGGCTGATTCGAAGTCTTGTCGCCGCCTCTTCCTCATCGGAACACTCGTGCTTTTGGCTGCAGGCCCAGGTCGCATCCTGGGGCAGGTGACGCTGTCAGAGGTCATGTTCGATCCCGCCACCAGCGAGGCCCACGACGAGTATGTGGAGATTTTCAACCTCAGCGCCACGGACTCGGTCGACCTCACCGGTTGGGCTATTGGCGACAGCATCGAGTTGGACAAGATTGTCGACGCAGGCTGGGGGATGACCCTGGGGCCGCGGCAGTTCGCCGTCATCCTGGACGGCAGCTACTTCGGCAACTCCAGCACTTACGACGGCGTTATCCCTGCCGAAGCATTAATTGTGAAAATCGACGACAGTGCCTTTGGCAGCGGTGGCTGGTCAAACAGCCTCCCAGAACGAGTGATTCTCACCAATGCCCGGGGCGACACCGTGAGCCGCTACCGCTACACACTCGGTAACCCTCAGGGCTACTCCGACGAAAAGATCGACCTGGAAGCTGGCGACGCGCCCGCTAACTGGGCGAACAGCCGTGTGCTTGGCGGCACGCCAGGGGCGCCCAACAGTGTCGGCGTCGGAGCCATAGACGTAGCGCTCAAGAGGGTGGGCTGGTCGCCTTCGCGTGTCCGGCGCGGCCAGAGCGTGCAGTTCACGGTGGTCGCGCTGAACGCCGGCCGCAAGGAAATCGCAAGCTGCCAGATTGCTCTGTACTGGGACCGCAACGAGGACGATTTAGGCAGTGAAGAGGAACTCCTGGAACCGCCGTTCTTTAGCCCCTCTCTCCAGCCCGGCGACAGCGCGGTGGCGAACTTGACGTGGCATGCGGTGCCAGCCGGAGTGCATCAGCTTATAGCGCGGGTGGGGGGCCAAGGCGACAGCTCCCCGGAGAACGACCAGCAGAGGGCAACTCTTGGCGTCGGGGTATGGCCCGGCGAAGTGGTCATCAACGAAGTCATGTACTGGCCGAGTGCAGGGGAGCCCGAGTGGGTGGAGATCCTGAACCGCAGCCCGGAGGCGCTCGACTTGCGGCTGTGGTCGCTCAGCGATTCCCGCATTGCTGCACGCCTGACCATCACCGACACGAAGGCGCTCCTTGCCCCTGGTGGGTTCGCTTTGCTCGCGGAAGACACCCTGGTTCGGGCACTCTTCCCCACTTTGTCGGGTCCGGTCTTTGTACCAAAACGGGGCTGGCTTGCCCTCAACAACACCGGCGACGCAGTGGTCATTTGGGATGCCGCAGGCTTTTCTGTGGACAGTCTGTACTACACCGCCTCGTGGGGTGGTGAAACCGGCGTGTCCCTGGAGCGGGTGAGGCCAGACTGGCCAACCAACAGTCGCAGGAACTGGGGCTTCTGCCGGGCGCCATTGGGGGGTACGCCCAATGCCCCAAACAGTATTCGTCCCCGCGATAAGCACGTTGGACTTGGCGCTGCGGGGGTGCAGTTTGAGCCGCTACAGCCGCGCTCCGGGCAAACGGTGCGCGCTTCGGTATGGGTCTACAACCACGGCATGGATACGGCAGAGAGCGGCATGGTCGCCTTCTACCGCGACGCGAACTATGACCTCCACACCGGCGCGCAAGAACTGGTGGGCCTCTGCTGCCCGTTGGCAGGTCTGGCAGGTGGCGACTCTTTGTTGTGCAGGATCGAGCTGGGGGCCGCTGCCCCTGGGCTTACCCGCATCATCGCCCGGCTGCTGGAGGTGGAAGATCCGGACACCTCCGACGACATGGCCTATGGGGAGTATCGCGTGCCGTTCCAAGGAGGCGATCTCATCATCAATGAGATTATGTTCCAGCCGCGCTCCGGTGCCAGCGAGTGGATAGAGCTGTTCAACCCTCGCGACGAGGGCGTGGACCTCTATGACTGGACGGTGAGCGATGAAAACGTCACCACGCGGGTGCGCCTTACCGATCGGCACCTGGTGGTGCCGCCAGGCGGGTATCTGGTCGTGGCCAAGGACACCACCATGAAGAGGGATTTCCCGGAGTTCCGTGGTCCCCTGCTGACGATTGGCAGCAAATGGCCAACCCTCAACAACGACGCCGACCTGGTGGTCCTCCGCGATTTGACTGGGGCGACCATCGACAGCGTGGCTTATGCTGCTTCTTGGGGGCCGGTGGCAACAGGGGTGTCTCTGGAAAGGGTGCGTGCGGAAGAGCCATCCACTTCGTCCAGCAATTGGCGCGCCTCGGTGAACGCCCGGGGCGGAACGCCAGGCCTGGTGAACAGCGTGAGTCCCTTGCCCGTGGACGTCGAGGTGGTGGCGGGTTCGATCCAGTGGGCGCCGTTTGTGCCTCGTGCCCAGGGGACGGTGACCATTGCAGCGGCGGTGCGCAATGTGGGACGCCAGACTGTGGCCGGCGTGGAGGTGAGCTGCTACTGGGACGCCGACGGCGACTCCGTGCTGACGGCTGCAGAACTGCTCGCCACGCCGCAGGTGGTGGGCGAATTGGCCAGCGGGGGGAGGCAGACCTTGCTCTTCCGCTGGGAAGGGGTGCCGGCCGGAGTGCACAGCATCGCAGTGGTGGCGAGCTGCCCAAATGACCAGCGGCCGGACAATGACCGTCGTTTTGCGGAGTTAGTGGTGGCCTTCCCGGTGGGGCAGGTGCTGGTCAACGAAATTATGTACGCGCCTTTTTCCGGGCAGCCGGAGTGGGTGGAGTTGTACAATGCAGGTCCCGGCGAGGTGGACTTGTACGGCTGGGCCTTGGGGGATGTGACCTCTGGGCCGCGACTGTTCGGCGCTACTCGGCTGCGCGTGCCCGAGGGGGGCTTTGTGCTGGTGGCAGCGGATTCCGCACTGCGCTTTCAGTACGGCTCTCTGCCTGCCCCGCTGCTGACGGTGGTCACCGGGTGGCCGGCGCTCAACAATGACCAGGATGAGGTGCGGGTTTACGACCCTGCGGGTGTGGTGGTGGACAGCGTGCACTACTTTTCCCGCTGGGGGATGCGCACGGGTGTGTCTCTGGAACGCGTGCGCTACGAGTGGGGCTCGCAGGACAGCAGCAACTGGCGGCTCAGTACTGCCCCCGAGGGCGCCACACCAGGGATGGAAAACAGCGTGAGCCCATTGGCGGTGGACGTTGGTGTGGCTCCTGCCGGCCTCTCTTTCTTCCCTGAGAAGCCACGCGTCGGCGAAAGCGTTCGCCTCGGGGTCCAAATATGCAACCAAGGCCGGGCAGCCGCCGAGCACCCGCACGTGGAGTTCTTCTGGGACAGCAACCGCGATAGTTTGTTTGAGCCGAGCGAGCGATTGGGAGAGCCAGTTGACATAGCAAGACTGCTGCCTGATGAGTGCCGATCCGTAGAAATGGAATGGCGCGAGGCCCCGTCCGGCGTCATGTGGATTGGCGTTCAGGTGACGTGCGCAGGCGACATGAAGCTGGCTAACAACGTCGCCGTGGCTGAACTCGTGGTGGGCTTTGCCAAGGGAACGCTGGTGATCAACGAGATCATGTACTCGCCCCTCACCGGCATGGGTGAGTGGGTGGAGCTGTACAACCGCAGCGAGGGGGCGGTGAACATAGAGAAGTGGCTTTTCTCCGATGCGGACGTGGCCAAGCGCCGGATGGTGAGCAAGGCGCCTTTGGTAGTGCCGCCCGGCGGCTTTGTGCTGCTGGCTCAGGATTCCTCCTTGGCGAAGAGCGGAGAACTTGGCCCAAGTCCACTACTCGTGATACCCTCTTGGCCGGCGCTCTCCGCCACTGGCGATGCCGTGGTCGTCTACGACCCCCACGGCGCCGTCATCGACAGTGTGGCCTACGACCAGAGCTGGGGTGGGGGCACGGGCGTGTCGCTGGAAAGAATCAACCCAACCCTGCCCGCGCAGCTCAAGTCCAACTGGAGCTCGTGTGTGGACAGGGCTGGTGGGACGCCAGGCCGCGCCAATAGCGTCCTCACCATAGTGGTGCCGCCACGCACGACGCTCAGCGTATCGCCCTCGCCCTTTTCGCCTGACGGAGACGGGCGCGACGACTTTGCGGTCATTTCCTTCGCCTTGCCGATGGCCACGGCCTCGGTGAACATCAAGATCTACGACGTCACCGGCCGCCTCATCCGCTTCTTGGCGAGCAACCAACCGGTGGGCGCCTGCAACGCGGTGGTCTGGGACGGGAAGGACGACCACGGCCAGCAGGCACGCATCGGGGTGTACATCGTCTACCTGGAAGCGCTCAACGCCTCAGCCGGCACCGTGGAAACCGCCAGAGCGACAGTGGTCTTGGCAGGGCGACTGTGA
- a CDS encoding aminotransferase class IV has protein sequence MRKGPSMLVYYNGRYLQEEEVCLPPYERGFQFADGVYEVVRCYYGVFFQTEAHIERMARGLRELRIDAPHLGACPSIMQRLVEENNHDEEQAIAYVQVTRGAYTPRRHWFPPPGTPPTVYISTSPFKPHWEEIEQGVKVILEDDLRWLRCDIKSIALLPNVLSRQRAIDQGAVEAIWARNGFMTEGTHCNVAFVRDGTLYTPPLSNLILPGVTRAVVLRLCEELGIPAKEVPIPRAELGQFEEAMLIGTTVEITPIVRIDELVVGEGAPGPVTRRLQEAFYAKVLPPGARP, from the coding sequence ATGCGGAAAGGACCCTCCATGCTCGTCTACTACAACGGCCGGTACTTGCAGGAAGAGGAAGTGTGCCTGCCCCCGTATGAGCGGGGCTTTCAGTTTGCCGACGGCGTCTACGAGGTGGTTCGCTGCTACTACGGCGTCTTCTTCCAGACGGAGGCCCACATAGAGCGCATGGCGCGCGGGCTGCGCGAGCTGCGCATCGACGCGCCGCACCTTGGGGCCTGTCCGTCCATTATGCAACGCCTGGTGGAGGAAAACAATCACGATGAAGAGCAGGCGATTGCCTACGTGCAGGTCACCCGTGGGGCCTACACGCCGCGGCGGCACTGGTTTCCGCCGCCGGGCACGCCGCCCACCGTCTACATCAGCACCTCCCCCTTCAAGCCGCACTGGGAGGAGATCGAACAGGGGGTGAAGGTCATCTTGGAAGACGACCTGCGCTGGCTGCGCTGCGACATCAAGTCCATCGCCCTTCTGCCCAATGTGCTTTCCAGGCAGCGGGCAATTGACCAGGGGGCAGTGGAGGCCATTTGGGCACGCAACGGCTTCATGACCGAGGGGACGCACTGCAACGTCGCCTTTGTCAGGGACGGCACCTTGTACACGCCGCCGCTGTCGAACCTGATTCTGCCCGGGGTGACGCGCGCGGTGGTGCTGCGCCTGTGCGAGGAGCTGGGCATACCTGCCAAAGAGGTGCCGATCCCGCGTGCTGAACTTGGGCAGTTTGAAGAGGCGATGCTCATCGGCACCACGGTGGAGATTACCCCCATCGTACGCATCGATGAGCTGGTGGTGGGCGAGGGCGCCCCCGGGCCGGTGACCCGCCGCCTGCAGGAGGCATTCTACGCAAAGGTGCTCCCTCCCGGCGCCAGGCCGTGA
- a CDS encoding adenylosuccinate synthase, which translates to MGIQVIVGTQWGDEGKGKIVDLLAAEADIVARYNGGPNAGHTVVIDGQELVLHLIPCGILRENVTCVIGAGVVVDPIALQKEMALLTQRGVNVEGRLWVSDRAHLILPHHLHYEQAKEQASADQAIGTTRRGIGPAYADKMERIGLRAGDAHNPDLFRRKLQALTAQKNLLLGTVLGAPEVAQESLDDYLAAVRAMEAMTTDTTALLHRALAQGKRIVAEGAQGTLLDIDHGTYPFVTSSSCVSGGASTGLGVPPTAITSVVGVTKAYTTRVGNGPLPTEFAEVEGQRLRDLGREYGATTGRPRRCGWLDLVAVSYAVRVNGVSELAITKLDVLDGMESIAVCTAYEIDGGRTTDFPGDIARLRSARPVYTTLPGWRQPTGAVRTYRDLPKEAQQYIEFIEVQCGAPVRIVSVGPGREQTIFR; encoded by the coding sequence ATGGGCATTCAAGTCATCGTCGGCACGCAGTGGGGAGATGAAGGAAAGGGCAAGATTGTCGACCTGCTCGCTGCCGAGGCCGACATTGTGGCCCGCTACAATGGCGGACCCAACGCCGGCCACACGGTGGTCATCGACGGGCAGGAGCTCGTTCTGCACCTCATCCCGTGTGGCATTCTCCGCGAAAATGTTACCTGCGTGATCGGCGCGGGGGTGGTGGTAGACCCCATTGCCTTGCAGAAGGAAATGGCCCTGCTCACCCAGAGAGGCGTGAATGTCGAGGGGAGGCTTTGGGTGAGCGATCGCGCCCATCTGATTCTGCCCCACCACTTGCACTATGAGCAGGCCAAGGAGCAGGCTTCCGCCGACCAGGCCATTGGCACGACGCGGCGGGGGATCGGCCCGGCCTACGCCGACAAGATGGAGCGCATTGGCCTGCGCGCCGGGGACGCTCACAACCCGGACTTGTTCCGTCGTAAGCTCCAGGCACTGACTGCGCAGAAGAACCTCCTGCTGGGCACCGTGCTGGGCGCGCCTGAGGTGGCGCAGGAGAGTCTGGACGATTACCTGGCCGCCGTCCGCGCGATGGAAGCGATGACCACGGATACCACGGCATTGCTTCACCGCGCATTGGCGCAAGGCAAGAGGATTGTCGCCGAAGGTGCGCAAGGGACCCTGCTGGACATCGACCACGGCACCTACCCTTTTGTGACCTCTTCGAGCTGCGTGAGTGGCGGGGCGAGCACTGGCTTGGGAGTACCGCCCACGGCGATCACCAGCGTCGTGGGGGTGACCAAGGCCTACACTACGCGGGTGGGCAACGGTCCCTTGCCCACGGAATTTGCCGAGGTAGAAGGCCAGAGGCTGCGCGACCTTGGCCGGGAGTACGGCGCCACCACCGGTCGGCCGCGGCGCTGCGGATGGTTGGACCTGGTGGCCGTAAGCTATGCGGTGCGTGTCAACGGCGTCTCGGAGCTGGCGATTACCAAGCTGGACGTTCTCGACGGCATGGAGAGCATCGCCGTGTGCACTGCCTACGAGATAGACGGAGGGCGGACCACCGACTTTCCAGGCGACATCGCGCGTTTGCGCAGCGCGCGGCCTGTCTACACGACCCTGCCGGGGTGGCGGCAGCCCACCGGCGCAGTGCGTACCTACCGTGACCTGCCAAAAGAGGCGCAGCAGTACATAGAGTTCATCGAGGTGCAGTGCGGAGCCCCGGTGCGCATCGTCTCCGTCGGGCCGGGGCGCGAACAGACCATCTTCCGCTGA
- the secF gene encoding protein translocase subunit SecF, with product MQLFKQTSIDFLRMRKAAYTFSGVLILAGLISLIAHGGPRYGIDFRGGTSIVLEFKEQVSVGQVRASLSKIGFGTAEIKASTSLRGARTGSDVLIRVEQGELSGERVAEKIKDQLTNDLPDKSYEVLSIESVGPKIGAELRRAATLAIFISLLLILIYISWRFEFRFAVGAVVALFHDVLITLGIFSLLNMEICLVVVAAFLTLVGYSLNDTIVVFDRIRENLKIMRRENIHTIVNTSINQSLSRTVITALTTLMVLIVLFFIGGRVIHGFAFALLIGVTIGTYSSIFVASPIVVAWRGWLERRKLHREVARA from the coding sequence ATGCAACTCTTCAAGCAGACATCCATAGACTTCCTGCGCATGCGCAAAGCAGCCTACACCTTTTCCGGTGTCCTGATCCTGGCAGGCCTCATCTCTCTGATTGCGCATGGCGGGCCGCGTTACGGGATCGATTTTCGCGGCGGCACCTCCATTGTGTTGGAATTCAAGGAACAGGTGAGCGTGGGCCAGGTGCGGGCGTCGCTATCGAAAATCGGTTTTGGCACTGCCGAGATCAAGGCCTCCACCTCGTTGCGCGGCGCCCGGACCGGCAGCGACGTCCTCATCCGGGTTGAACAGGGCGAGCTGAGTGGCGAACGGGTTGCCGAGAAGATCAAGGACCAGCTGACCAACGACTTGCCTGACAAGAGCTACGAGGTCTTGAGCATTGAATCCGTGGGTCCCAAGATCGGCGCAGAGCTGCGACGCGCAGCCACTTTGGCCATCTTCATCTCGCTGTTGCTCATCCTCATCTACATTAGCTGGCGGTTCGAGTTCCGTTTCGCTGTGGGTGCAGTGGTGGCCCTATTCCATGACGTGCTGATCACGCTGGGCATCTTCTCGTTGCTGAACATGGAAATCTGCCTGGTGGTGGTCGCGGCCTTCTTAACCCTGGTCGGTTACTCCCTGAACGATACCATTGTGGTTTTCGATCGTATCCGGGAAAACCTCAAGATCATGCGGCGCGAGAACATTCACACCATCGTCAATACCAGCATCAACCAGTCCCTGAGCAGGACGGTGATTACCGCCCTCACGACGCTGATGGTGCTGATTGTGCTCTTCTTCATCGGGGGGAGGGTCATCCACGGCTTTGCCTTTGCCCTCCTGATAGGGGTCACCATCGGTACCTACTCGTCCATTTTTGTGGCTAGCCCTATTGTCGTGGCCTGGCGGGGGTGGCTTGAGCGCAGGAAGCTCCACCGGGAAGTGGCCCGGGCCTGA
- a CDS encoding STAS domain-containing protein, translating into MTLTERQFGPVTVLSLAGKVMGGPDAGLLNERVHELIEAGARKVVADLAQVQWMNSSGLGLLISALSTLRNNGGDLKLACVTPRIRSLMTITKLIHVFETFDSVEEAVESFA; encoded by the coding sequence ATGACGCTCACCGAACGACAGTTTGGCCCGGTGACGGTTCTTTCCTTGGCGGGCAAAGTAATGGGGGGACCGGACGCTGGGCTCCTCAACGAAAGGGTCCACGAGCTGATCGAGGCCGGGGCCAGGAAGGTGGTCGCTGACCTGGCCCAGGTGCAGTGGATGAACAGCTCCGGACTGGGTTTGCTGATCAGCGCGCTGAGCACCCTGCGCAACAACGGTGGCGACCTGAAGTTGGCGTGCGTGACGCCGCGCATTCGCAGCCTGATGACTATCACCAAGCTGATCCACGTGTTTGAGACCTTCGACAGCGTGGAAGAGGCGGTCGAGAGTTTCGCTTAG